Proteins co-encoded in one Astatotilapia calliptera chromosome 18, fAstCal1.2, whole genome shotgun sequence genomic window:
- the LOC113010594 gene encoding nucleolin-like isoform X2: MAKTDATRRRKKQSKVVQEDTADTDRQTDTVIKVKGNAPTVTVSWKKKNEEGEDDDTQTTLDASDQMTAEKMTGCVNGKQKAVKNHPSKKSKVNNDGFRICVGNLNKTKTYQEVNVSLEKYFMSQSLLFQDIQLAQSRKHAFLDLATEMDLTKALALNGEILLDKPMKITKVKITSEDKAKVNARSLDKKVNGKRKAETVIEDSPSKKAKRINDGFCLFVGNLNSSKNSEELKESLEKYLMSQNLLFKDIRLDQSRKHAFVDLLSEMDLTKALASNGEVLLDKPMKIAKAKIKSAKKVKVKSPELKKQARDARCLFVKNLPYNITKEDILKVFHKAIAIRFPGGTEGPTQGIAFLEFKNTSIARKVQKQKQGVTIQKRVLILNCVGEKGACRVTKADVENKRKKDKKALQSSQNIEAGKKEAKEESCEKPEKAKVLSKTLIVMGLAEKTSPEMLKSVFEGAVNARVTVNKKDVSKRFGFVNFGSDESCKAAKEAMEDCELDGCKVTIAYAYPKGKKSRRA, translated from the exons ATGGCAAAAACAGAC gcTACGAGacggagaaaaaaacagagcaaagttGTACAAgaggacacagctgacactg ATCGTCAGACGGACACTGTGATAAAAGTTAAAGGAAATGCCCCCACAGTAACTGTATcctggaagaagaagaatgaggaAGGAGAGGATGATGACACACAAACGACACTTGATGCAAGCGATCAGATGACTGCCGAAAAGATGACTGGTTGTG TAAATGGGAAACAAAAAGCAGTTAAGAATCACCCATCCAAGAAATCTAAGGTGAACAACGATG GATTTCGTATTTGTGTTGGCAACCTGAACAAAACTAAAACCTATCAAGAAGTCAACGTGTCACTAGAAAAATACTTCATGTCGCAAAGCCTTCTGTTTCAAGACATTCAATTAGCCCAATCCAG GAAACATGCTTTTCTAGATTTGGCCACCGAAATGGACTTGACGAAAGCGTTGGCGTTAAATGGAGAGATCCTTCTCGATAAGCCAATGAAAATCACCAAAGTAAAGATCACAAGTGAGGACAAGgcgaaggtgaacgcacgctcACTGGACAAAAAAG TAAATGGTAAAAGGAAGGCAGAAACCGTCATTGAGGATTCCCCATCAAAGAAAGCAAAGCGCATCAATGATG GATTTTGTCTTTTCGTTGGAAACCTCAACAGCTCTAAAAATTCTGAAGAACTGAAAGAGTCACTAGAAAAATATCTCATGTCACAAAATCTTCTGTTCAAAGACATCAGATTGGACCAATCCAG GAAACATGCATTTGTAGATTTGCTCTCAGAAATGGACCTGACTAAAGCCTTGGCATCAAATGGGGAGGTGCTGCTCGATAAACCAATGAAGATCGCCAAAGCAAAGatcaaaagtgcaaaaaaagtgAAGGTGAAATCTCCTGAACTAAAAAAGCAAG CCAGAGATGccagatgtttgtttgtaaagAACTTGCCTTACAACATAACGAAGGAAGACATTCTGAAGGTCTTCCACAAGGCCATCGCCATCCGGTTTCCTGGTGGAACTGAAGGCCCAACCCAAGG aatTGCCTTTTTGGAGTTCAAAAACACAAGCATTGCTAGGAAGGTACAGAAGCAAAAACAAGGAGTGACGATCCAAAAGAGGGTTTTGATTTTGAACTGTGTAGGAGAAAAAGGTGCTTGTAGAGTCACTAAAGCTGATgtggaaaacaaaaggaaaaaag ATAAAAAGGCCTTGCAGTCATCCCAAAATATTGAGGCCGgcaaaaaagaagccaaagaaGAATCATGTGAAAAGCCAGAGAAAGCAAAGG TCCTGTCAAAAACACTGATCGTCATGGGCCTCGCTGAGAAGACGAGTCCAGAGATGCTCAAAAGTGTCTTTGAAGGAGCCGTCAACGCAAGAGTCACTGTAAATAAGAAAGACGTTTCAAAGAG GTTCGGCTTTGTGAACTTTGGCAGCGATGAAAGTTGCAAAGCTGCTAAAGAGGCTATGGAGGACTGCGAGCTAGATGGCTGCAAAGTGACTATCGCTTATGCATATCCCAAGGGTAAAAAAAGTCGGCGCGCCTAA
- the LOC113010594 gene encoding nucleolin-like isoform X1, whose product MLHLIYQATRRRKKQSKVVQEDTADTDRQTDTVIKVKGNAPTVTVSWKKKNEEGEDDDTQTTLDASDQMTAEKMTGCVNGKQKAVKNHPSKKSKVNNDGFRICVGNLNKTKTYQEVNVSLEKYFMSQSLLFQDIQLAQSRKHAFLDLATEMDLTKALALNGEILLDKPMKITKVKITSEDKAKVNARSLDKKVNGKRKAETVIEDSPSKKAKRINDGFCLFVGNLNSSKNSEELKESLEKYLMSQNLLFKDIRLDQSRKHAFVDLLSEMDLTKALASNGEVLLDKPMKIAKAKIKSAKKVKVKSPELKKQARDARCLFVKNLPYNITKEDILKVFHKAIAIRFPGGTEGPTQGIAFLEFKNTSIARKVQKQKQGVTIQKRVLILNCVGEKGACRVTKADVENKRKKDKKALQSSQNIEAGKKEAKEESCEKPEKAKVLSKTLIVMGLAEKTSPEMLKSVFEGAVNARVTVNKKDVSKRFGFVNFGSDESCKAAKEAMEDCELDGCKVTIAYAYPKGKKSRRA is encoded by the exons ATGCTGCATTTAATTTACCAA gcTACGAGacggagaaaaaaacagagcaaagttGTACAAgaggacacagctgacactg ATCGTCAGACGGACACTGTGATAAAAGTTAAAGGAAATGCCCCCACAGTAACTGTATcctggaagaagaagaatgaggaAGGAGAGGATGATGACACACAAACGACACTTGATGCAAGCGATCAGATGACTGCCGAAAAGATGACTGGTTGTG TAAATGGGAAACAAAAAGCAGTTAAGAATCACCCATCCAAGAAATCTAAGGTGAACAACGATG GATTTCGTATTTGTGTTGGCAACCTGAACAAAACTAAAACCTATCAAGAAGTCAACGTGTCACTAGAAAAATACTTCATGTCGCAAAGCCTTCTGTTTCAAGACATTCAATTAGCCCAATCCAG GAAACATGCTTTTCTAGATTTGGCCACCGAAATGGACTTGACGAAAGCGTTGGCGTTAAATGGAGAGATCCTTCTCGATAAGCCAATGAAAATCACCAAAGTAAAGATCACAAGTGAGGACAAGgcgaaggtgaacgcacgctcACTGGACAAAAAAG TAAATGGTAAAAGGAAGGCAGAAACCGTCATTGAGGATTCCCCATCAAAGAAAGCAAAGCGCATCAATGATG GATTTTGTCTTTTCGTTGGAAACCTCAACAGCTCTAAAAATTCTGAAGAACTGAAAGAGTCACTAGAAAAATATCTCATGTCACAAAATCTTCTGTTCAAAGACATCAGATTGGACCAATCCAG GAAACATGCATTTGTAGATTTGCTCTCAGAAATGGACCTGACTAAAGCCTTGGCATCAAATGGGGAGGTGCTGCTCGATAAACCAATGAAGATCGCCAAAGCAAAGatcaaaagtgcaaaaaaagtgAAGGTGAAATCTCCTGAACTAAAAAAGCAAG CCAGAGATGccagatgtttgtttgtaaagAACTTGCCTTACAACATAACGAAGGAAGACATTCTGAAGGTCTTCCACAAGGCCATCGCCATCCGGTTTCCTGGTGGAACTGAAGGCCCAACCCAAGG aatTGCCTTTTTGGAGTTCAAAAACACAAGCATTGCTAGGAAGGTACAGAAGCAAAAACAAGGAGTGACGATCCAAAAGAGGGTTTTGATTTTGAACTGTGTAGGAGAAAAAGGTGCTTGTAGAGTCACTAAAGCTGATgtggaaaacaaaaggaaaaaag ATAAAAAGGCCTTGCAGTCATCCCAAAATATTGAGGCCGgcaaaaaagaagccaaagaaGAATCATGTGAAAAGCCAGAGAAAGCAAAGG TCCTGTCAAAAACACTGATCGTCATGGGCCTCGCTGAGAAGACGAGTCCAGAGATGCTCAAAAGTGTCTTTGAAGGAGCCGTCAACGCAAGAGTCACTGTAAATAAGAAAGACGTTTCAAAGAG GTTCGGCTTTGTGAACTTTGGCAGCGATGAAAGTTGCAAAGCTGCTAAAGAGGCTATGGAGGACTGCGAGCTAGATGGCTGCAAAGTGACTATCGCTTATGCATATCCCAAGGGTAAAAAAAGTCGGCGCGCCTAA